Proteins encoded in a region of the Podarcis muralis chromosome 4, rPodMur119.hap1.1, whole genome shotgun sequence genome:
- the ZDHHC23 gene encoding palmitoyltransferase ZDHHC23, protein MKRGRKKVRGPEVEDTLCCCEYLDRKGQRSHLAACFCECEDLDEGCERWLTCRSLPPGTLERIADTVTDRFRLPWLRGAVKVDISLLPPIILLPVFLHIAALHLLLALVILISLPVLVLWYYYLTHRKKGQTLFFLSLGLFSLGYMYYVFLQEVVPRGHVSTSQVILLTCGLILMLVALSQAKRDPGYLPCQTSSDKALCQGGNVNNNNISNRNDLESSKGLYRAAVPDIAMNSYPEGYANVLEAGTGGITEDWCTKCHLVRPARAGHCRICGRCVKRLDHHCVWINSCVGEQNHQAFILALSLFLLTSVYGISLTLDTICRGKATIKALFYCPGVYGDYSSALSFTCVWYCTIVTSGMGYILLIQLLNISYNVTEREARIALKQNTGRRLLCGMVVDTGQYHRGILHNWIQFLTLRSSDLQHSTEDIV, encoded by the exons atgaaACGTGGGAGGAAGAAAGTTAGAGGCCCGGAGGTGGAGGATACCCTCTGCTGCTGCGAGTACCTGGATCGGAAGGGCCAGAGGAGCCACCTGGCGGCGTGTTTCTGCGAGTGCGAGGACCTTGACGAGGGCTGTGAAAG GTGGCTGACTTGCAGATCTTTGCCCCCGGGAACTCTAGAGAGAATTGCAGACACCGTCACAGACCGCTTTCGCCTCCCGTGGCTTAGGGGGGCTGTAAAGGTCGATATCAGCCTCCTCCCGCCAATCATCCTGTTGCCTGTCTTCCTTCACATAGCAGCTTTGCACCTCCTCTTGGCTCTTGTCATCCTGATATCACTTCCTGTACTGGTGCTGTGGTATTACTACCTCACACACAGGAAGAAGGGCCAGACTCTCTTCTTCTTGAGTCTAGGGCTGTTCTCCTTAGGCTACATGTACTACGTGTTCCTCCAAGAGGTGGTACCCCGGGGCCACGTGAGCACCAGCCAGGTGATCCTTCTCACCTGCGGCTTAATCCTCATGCTGGTGGCCCTGTCTCAAGCCAAGAGAGACCCTGGCTACCTTCCCTGCCAAACGAGCAGTGACAAAGCACTTTGCCAAGGCGGCAACGTCAACAATAACAACATCTCAAACAGGAATGACCTGGAGAGCTCCAAGGGGCTTTACAGAGCAGCTGTGCCTGACATTGCAATGAATAGTTACCCTGAGGGCTATGCCAATGTCTTGGAAGCAGGGACAGGTGGGATCACGGAGGACTGGTGCACCAAGTGTCACTTGGTTAGGCCAGCCCGAGCTGGGCACTGCCGGATATGTGGCAGGTGTGTGAAGAGACTGGATCATCACTGTGTCTG GATTAACAGCTGTGTTGGGGAACAGAACCACCAAGCCTTTATCCTTGCACTCTCCCTTTTTCTGCTCACATCAGTGTATGGGATTTCTCTGACTCTGGACACCATCTGTAGGGGGAAGGCTACCATCAAGGCACTCTTCTACTGTCCTGGTGTCTATGGAGACTACAG TTCTGCCCTTTCGTTCACCTGTGTGTGGTACTGTACCATTGTAACTTCCGGCATGGGCTACATCCTTCTCATCCAGCTCTTGAACATCAGCTACAACGTGACGGAGAGGGAAGCTCGAATTGCTTTGAAGCAGAACACTGGGCGGAGGCTGTTATGTGGCATGGTGGTTGACACAGGCCAGTACCATCGGGGCATTCTGCACAATTGGATCCAGTTCTTGACCTTGCGCTCATCCGATCTGCAGCACTCCACCGAAGACATTGTATGA